The Nicotiana tabacum cultivar K326 chromosome 1, ASM71507v2, whole genome shotgun sequence genome segment tatacgtcatactcaacaattaacacataccaaataagacataactcctaatccctcaagctaagattagaccaaacacttacctcgatgccacgaacacaattcaagcctcaactatcgttTTACCTCTTGttttcaccaccaattcgcttgtatctagtcacaatttacttaacgatatcaataaatgttaaatgaatcaattctaatgcatgaaaataggttttccaatgattttcccaaaaagtcaaaatcgaccccaggcccacatggtcaaaacccgaggttcgaaccaaaacccgattttccattcacccacgaacccaaaatataatttttttggaaatcggacctcaaatcgaggtccaaatccccaaaatttaaaaatcctaagttctacccaaaacacccaattttccccatgaaaacccttgattttgagttgaaatcatgtaaaaagatgttatagattaaagaaaatgagttagaaataacTTACAATTTATTTGGAGAAGGACTTTAttttagaaaatcgcccaagagagtttaggttttgagaaagtttgaaaaatgaagaattttcggctaagttatgatttagcaggTCACAGATGTCGTAATTGCGACCAGGGCCCTTTGGAACCTgctatcttcgcaattgcgaagaatctgtcgcatttgcgaccaaggaaAAATCCagtcaccttcgcatttgcgaaggtaacatcgcatttgcgaaaaggAGGGCTTCGCAATTCCCACCATGGGTTCGTATTTGCGAAAAGGGCCTGCCTAGGCTTGGGTCACATTTGCTTCGCCTGGGTCGCAATTACCAAGCCTGAgaacttcgcaattgcaaagcctgatctcgcaattgcgagatcagaggcttgggcaaaaataccaaataccagcacttgttcctaagtccaatttcactccgtggcctatccaaaactcacccgagccttcggggctccaaaccaaacatgcaccctaatctaaaaacatcatacggacttgctcgtgcgatcaaatcatcaaaataacatcaacaactatgaattaagcctcaaattcatgaaattactcaagaacatcaaaatttctaattttttcaaataaaggtccgatttatactaaACGGACTCtaattcttaccaaacttcacagattctacttaattattatttcaaacttgtaccgggctccggaactaaaatacggacatgataccatcaatttcaaacatcatttcaCTTCCAAATACtcttatatattttagaaaataattttctttaaaaatttatttctcaggcttgggacctcgaaattcaattccaggcatatgcccaagtcccaatttTTACTATGGACCCTTCGAGACCGTCGGATCACGGGCCCGGGtacgtttaccaaaaatattgaccaaagtcaactttattcaattttaaaagccaattttcttattttacttagttttcacataaaagctttcggGAAATGCACCCGAACTGgaacgcaaatcgaggtgatacaagaagaggtttttaaggcctcagaacataaAATCAACTtgcaaaacaagtgatgaccttctGGGTCATCACATAGAATGTTTAAAAGGATGCAAGCATAGAAGATCAACAGCTCAGAACACAGATATAACAACAGGGGAtttcccaggataccgtcccgtagtcccaaacgtaaatgtgcagggggatctcctggaatactgttctgtagtcccaaagtaaatatgcataatAGGGGGATCTCTcagaatatcgttccgtagtcccaaagtaaatatgcagaatagGGGGAATCCCCCGGAATACCTttccgcagtcccaaagtaaatatgcagtgcaaccAACAAAGATAACAATtacagcacgacagaaaccttgggcatcaccacaacaagtataatagcaacaatgacaataatacaaagtacgacaagtaaatcaactcaagaactttaaatcacaaagaaacagtagaactcattcacaagtaataaccacaataaataatgctaggcgtaaagagaacaacttaACAAGAGAAAACTAAAATGTaccaacgatcccacaatatacaattcaaaaataaggaagctaacacgagtcaaataattcccaATAAAGACAATTCAACTAAGTCTAAggtataggatatctaaacttcttctAAGATTGAGCagttacgaaggatattcaacaattcaattatgGACaagcggaaagataatcataacagTAATTgggactaaacaattataggattaGATAACAATAAAATCCAAACAAAGATGAGCAGTTATGAatagatagcatgacaatagaagaggtaaaatcttcagttaagctAAATaggagtcaaataggcaataagagtgaatcctaaggcaattaattctaattaaatcatgtagaggtgaaactagtaaataggaactcaATTACATCAAGGACAACTTCATACTCTGCAAATATaagaacctaagaaccctaaaaggctaaCTATCCACAAGTAAGTCCGagcatgcactcgtcacctcgcgtacacggactacaatcaacataaaagactcaaatcctaagggaaaatctCCCCCACAACCTTAGGCAACATAGTTACCTCAAGAAAGACAAACCGATACTCAAAAATAAACTTTTTGGGTGAaataacctccggacggctcaaatctagtcaaaataacttcaaagcacaaataagaCTCACacaaactattccggatcataaagtctcaatctttaacaaaatttaaaatcggtccaaaagtcgacccccaggCCCGCACATCGGAACccaacaaattttacaaaacccgaacactcattccgatacaatttcaatcatataaaaattatcaaattccgataccatttcgtccctcaaaacATGATTTTTCACTttgaaaactttcttcaaaaaccaacattttcctcaacccaaaacacaaattaaatgataaaaatgaaggtaaaatcatggaatatattaaatactaggtgaagaacacttatccaatcgaattgcttgaaaaacccagaaaaaatcgctcaaaaccgagttctacaagtcaaaatatgataaaaatggcctaaccctcgatttgaagatcttatattctgcccaggtccttatgcatcgcgaacgcggatgAGGaatcacattcgcgaagaagaaaaaatgaagctGCCAGGAAAAGTCCATCGCGAACGCAAGTGAAGGGACATGACCGTGAAGAAGAGAGAATGAGAACCTATGCGAATGTGTAAGggatacgcgaacgcgaagaggaaaatgatcaTCAGCGCCCAGGGCCTGGTTCTGCTACGTGAACGCGATGAATGGGATGAGCATGGCTATGCGATCGCGAGGCAtactacgcgaacgcaaagaaggaaaatCAGGAGAGTCAGTAGaatactatgcgaacgcgaaaggaacttcgcgatcgcgaagaaggatatcagacaccagaaaccaacaatcCAAAAATAGAGGAAATTGGCCTGTAGCCCATcagaaacacacctgaggcccctggACCCCGTCTAAATACACAAATAAGTTTTacaacctaacacggactcgctcggggtctcatatcatatcaaacaacaccgaaaatgcaaatcgcaccatgaatcgaactatgaacttccaaatcttccaacttcgaaaAGGCGtaccgaaaccaatcaaaccaaccTGGAATGACGTTAAATTTCgcagacaagtcccaaatgacaataCATAGCTATTCCAACTCTCTAAATCGCATTTCGATCgtgatatcacaaaagtcaactatgggtcaaattTCTTCATTtaccaaactttaacttttccaactttcgccgaaatgcctcaaattaccctacgaaTCTCCAAATCCGAACGCAcggctaagtccaaaattaccatacgaagctgctgataacatccaaaactcattctggaGCCATTTAcaaaaagtcaaattccggtcaaattctcaccgcttaagcttccaaaactagattcatttttccaattcgactctgaattatccggtaactgaattcaactatgcacgcaagtcgatacacataatatgaagttgttCAACACCTTACACCGCCGAATgaagcttaaattctcaaaacgatcggccgagtcgttacatatAGGTGGATGGTACCTGCAACTATGCGGTATGAGAGACATTTTGCAAGTCTAGAAGCCAAGAGCTTACTAGAGCGCAACTCTACATAAAGATGCCAACTTGGAAAAAGAGAagtacaaaataaaagaaagctaGCACAGAAACATAGTTTAAAACTTCCATCTGCAGCTTGATGGGCTGGGAGTGATATTCACCAGATACCATTAGAAGAATAATAAGTATGCCTTCAATATAGAAATAGTACTCTCATGGAGGTAAAGAATGACCAGGCAACATTCAGGAGTGGacattttattcatttatgcaTGTAAATAATATCCAACAATTAGTACATATTATCGTATTTATCCGATTTGGTGGTCATTTTCATGCGTTAATTTTTATACTTGTAATTTTATATAAAAACAGAGCTTTAGCTTCTATATTATTGTGCCCGTACTGGCACGGGCTATCACTACCTATTTACTAATACATACAGTATCAGTTATTCCATCTTTTTTCGTATAAAATGGTGCACATATTTGACTCATAACTTTTACTCCTCTTCAATTATGTGAATCTATTCAGAGCCGGATTTACGTGGAGGGGATGGGATACATACACCCATGCTCCTCTCCCTAGGCtatgtataaaatattatttttttaaaattatgtgGTTAAATATATTTGTGGTCACCCATACTCCAGTGATTGGTTTGGTCCATTGGTGACTAAGTGCCACCCTTATCTCCTTTTTGTCCCCAAGGTCAAGGATTAGATCcccatataattctttttgattaattccttttataattaattataataaataaatttcCGATTTTCCACCCCCTTTTCAATTAACAACATATCCCTAtaccctttttttttaattaaaaaacaaatattttttttaaaaaaaattccctTTTGCCTAcgtcttttttattttcttctcctAATCATTCTTTCGAGTACAAAAACTTTGAAATCCCCAAAGTACTCATGACTCGTTTCTCTCGGCTCTGAGGCTCTCAGTATATTCAAAGCAGGAAAACCCCTGCTCAATATTAAGCgctgtttttaattttttttttgaatgattGTTTAATATGCTATATAGGGTGTGAGATATTTAAAACTGGAAGTAATGATATTATTATTGACTGTTTTCAATAAAAACTCGTCGAGGACAATTGTAAAGTGAGTGATATTTTTAGCAAATATAGCATTAATATAGTTTGCTCGCCAACTTGCCGCCATCATAAAATTTTATATAATGGAACCAAACACCTATCTTAAAGATAATAGTGCACCCATGGTTTTAAAATCCTGGATACGCCTCTGAACCTATTTGATAgagcacagagtttaagaaaaaaaaaaagaagactttcGAACTTGTGGTGCAAAATGAAGCACATATAATTTATATGACTATAAATCAttacataaaggtaaattattttcaattatagaaaggggtcattctttttaacacaaactaaaaaaaaaaataggttcactTAAATTGAACAGAGGAAGTACATGTTTTATTTGTGTAGAATTATAAAATGCCTACCAAATACAATACTACTTACTACTAGTTATGTTAATTTTTGTACATGAATAAACTTATCCCCTAACCAGCTACCAATGAcccctaaggggtcgtttggttaggAAATAAGTTATACCATGATTAATTATCTCGGGATTAGTTATTTTACCCTCACATGGAGATAAAAAATAGTATAATTTCGAGATTAGTTATATCACGATTTTATCTCAACCAAACgtgggataaactcatctcaaatttaattacGGGATTAATTATCCTTTATCCTTCGTATCAAACGAGCCCTAAGAGTCTATAGTAGGATCCTATTAGTTCTGTTTAAGTTGATTATTATTTCAGAAAAACAACTATATTGTTTTCTCGACTTCCGATTTTTTATTGTTTGTCTGATTTATTTTTGTCATATGAAATACAAATAAAATCTATTAAACGTACGAATAAATTTTTTCATAAGCTTGTtgatcgtttttttttttttgaattttcaagtaCACAAAAGAAGTAAGGTTTCATAAAGTTGTCCAGTAAGCAAGAAAAAAAGGAGAGTTGAGTAGAAGGAAAAAGAATGAGGTGTATTTTCCCTACAGGCAATGTCAATATTTAATTAACTTAATACTGATATCAAAACTTTGACAGCTTAATTAAATTCACTACTGTCACAAATTTTACTATTTATTATCAAATGACTAAATTCTTCAATATAAAACAATGTAAAACGctgccaaagaaaataaaaataaaaatagagagcATTCTTATAAGGATTGCATCTCCAAATTATCATATGGTACAATTTCTTTTCCAGAAGAATTATTAGCTTCAACTTGATCATCATTTCCACTTGCATTCATCTCTTGAAGTGGTGGTGGGTTTACAACAGTTGTTGCTGGGGTATCATTGGCCGATAAGTGAAGCTTCATCTCTCTGTGTTCTTGACACAAGGCACACCAATGCAAACAACAATGCACCATACATGGATCACATGGTGAATCCTGTATTTGTACGTTGtaagtgtatataacttaaatcgaTCTTAAAATGATAATTTACAAAAAAAGGTTAAGTTTACCTTAAGATGATATTTTCTTTGTAACATCTGACGAGCCATGCCAGTATAAATACCACAAACCCACCAGGTAAATAACAAGCCCTCAGTAATGAGGCATGCTGTATCAGGATCAATGCCATGAAATGCTGCAGTGAGTGCAGCAAGAGTGATGCCACCTTCAATGCAAACCACATGACCAATACAAGCTCCTCTGCTTGATATCTCATCATTCAACGTTTTCATGTGCCGTCCAAACAAAACACATGGGCAAAATACTCCAACCAAACCTAAATTTAGGATTCATTAAttgaacaaaaaatatatatataaccagttCCACCTAAAGGGTGAGGGATGCATGGTTAGAATTCAAAGATGATGACTTTAGTAAGATCCTTACAACTATCAACATCTTCTGTACATCCAAAAATTCCAGTTTGCCAATCTTCATCAGCTGGAGGTTCGTAAGATGGAGGTAAATTTTGTCCACAATGCTCACATCTAGCAGTTGTTTGCTGTCAAATCATGAAAACAAATATTAGCTAAACAAAATGTGACATAAAAATATCATGTAACCATATTTCTCATcggaaaaatgacactgtatagccgctgtaaatataatagtcgaaaaaatatataaaatttgtatatatttttgtgtatatatatacattcggtatgttatataaaaaaattatacaaattttacacactttttcggctaccaaatataaatagtttctgacgcgagttaaaagtgataatacccctttCTCATCACTGTCATATGCAAAGTTAATTTGCTTGAATATgtatgaaaatttcaaaaatgctAGAAGTGAAACAAACGAAAAAAAATGCAATTTCAATCAACAAAAACAAAGTTCACCTTAAACTgataattttcattttttatttgattACATACAAATAAAAGAAAGGCATAAAAAGATAAGTTAAAATTTTCATTTACCTTTTAAAATTTAGATGGGGTTGTTCTGTACCTGGTCCCCgttaaatttcttttttaaaacaagtaaataaaacaaaatttcATCCTTTTTCGACCTTCCAAGAAAATGAAAAGATCACCATCAATCAACTCCCTGTTTGTGTGTGTATAAATCTATTTTAATTTACGTTACACACGCAATCGAATCATCTATAAATCTATGATGCATAGATAATATTAATGTATTAAACATATAAGCAAGCACTCATATGTGCGTTTGGTGCCTTTTTTTTTGCTAAGAAAGATAAATCTCGGAAAATCTAGCAATAAATGTCGCTATACGGATAATTAGATAGCGTTAAGGCAGTAATCTCGATGGAGATTAGGAATAAATTTAATCTGGTTATCCTTTTAAGTTCTTTTGATTCATACTTGCATAGTGATTGAGGTgtgtttttttggcattttaaccTGTCAACGAGTGAAATCAGATCTGCTATTATATTACCatcattttgaaggttttttttttttttaaaaaaaacattcaAAAGGACAATCTATTTCAATAGATATAAGTAGGATTCTCATGACAATTAGTAGTGTATGTAAATGATTGAGGAAgaaaatttaaatctcaaaatattataaatgataaaaagaaaagatagtgaaGAATGAACCTTTGGGACATCGATGGGTTGATTAAGCTCGCCAGGAGTAATGTTCTGCAATGAGGTTTCTTGTTCCTTTGTTAATCGAACATAAGTCCCTGTCGCCATCTTTAATCATCAATTAATACGAACAATTGACTTTGTCTAACATATATACGTTTACTGAGGTAATGTTAGTTACAAAGAAGTTAGATATgataggagggggggggggggtagggagACTGTGTAACCGTAAAAATTGGAGAATTTCTGTTTAAAGTTATAAAACAATCACATTAAAATTTCAAGAATGGAAGTATTGCAAATCATGGTTGACATGTTTTTGCGCACCCGACTAAGATGCTAGTGGCATgccaaaactcaaaaaatgagtGTTTTTTAAGTTTCGGATGATTGACACGAATGGCTCCATAAGAGTTTGATTTTAGCCGAATGTCTTTAAAATTGACGGTTTAAATAATGGCTATCTAACGATTCGATCGATCGTTTTATGTATTTTATCTCCATTCCCTTATTTGATATTCCTCGTATGTGTATTTGATGTTTGATGATATGCGGGGTGGTTGATTTGGTTTCGGAAAAGTTTTCgagtgaattggaatacttaattccatggttggaagcttaagttataagagtttaccaaagtttgacttttaggTAGACAACCTCAGATTCGTATTTTTTCGATTTCAATATgatcgtatgatgattttggacataggtGTATGTCCGGATTTAAATTTGGATATTCCTAGGTTGATTTAACTCTAAAtgttgaaagttgaaaaattgaagatttggaaagttcataagtttgatcgtgGGTTGACTTTGAGTCTATCGGGTTCGGATTCTTGGTCCGAGACTTGGGATAGGTGCATTTAGTTaattgaaacttgtgtgcaaagtttgggttCATTCTGGATtagttaggcttgaatcagacacTTAGTTGTGAATGTTTGAAGTTCTTGAACTTGAAGGAAtgcattatgtgttttggtgttaGATCCTTGGGCACgggtgttattttgatattttgagctTACTGGCGAGTTCGTATATGGTTTATatacttgttggtgtgattgaacGGGGTCCCGGGAGACTGGGGAGGGTTTTGGACCACCCGGAGCATTTTGAAAGATTGTAGATTTTGCCAGTGTCAGTTCCTTCTTCACCATCGCGGATGCTAGATCGCGATCGTGGAGTGTTTTTGAGCTGGGCAAAGAtattcttcttcgcgttcgtgatgcaaAGGTCGCGTTCGCGCGGGGTAAGACTGAGTAACCTTCATGTTCACGACCTAGGTGTTGCGTTCACGTATCAGTGAGGCAGGGCGATGAGTATGGCGTTTGGCCTTTGTGTCCGCGGGCAGGGCACCCCGTTCACGTAGGCTTGTGGTACTTGGGCATCACAATCGCAGTATGGGGAATATGTTCACATAGGTATAATTTGAAGCTATGTATTTTTgtgcctcgcgaacgcgaggtaGTGGCCGCATTCACGAAAGATACCACTAGACAAGAGTATAA includes the following:
- the LOC107802556 gene encoding cell number regulator 6-like is translated as MATGTYVRLTKEQETSLQNITPGELNQPIDVPKQTTARCEHCGQNLPPSYEPPADEDWQTGIFGCTEDVDSCLVGVFCPCVLFGRHMKTLNDEISSRGACIGHVVCIEGGITLAALTAAFHGIDPDTACLITEGLLFTWWVCGIYTGMARQMLQRKYHLKDSPCDPCMVHCCLHWCALCQEHREMKLHLSANDTPATTVVNPPPLQEMNASGNDDQVEANNSSGKEIVPYDNLEMQSL